In a genomic window of Anomaloglossus baeobatrachus isolate aAnoBae1 unplaced genomic scaffold, aAnoBae1.hap1 Scaffold_2781, whole genome shotgun sequence:
- the LOC142265841 gene encoding uncharacterized protein LOC142265841, whose product MEFPDNTGTCTSSGICSVYRYQHYMVVPEIRVSPQTVHNKENTSPIMLKCNTRLTLPSESLLTWTKNSSFLGSFLNSPTNVIHRGQIGNIRWMDDNLIFSIENPSSRDSGIYQCCVVTRTHYRQCKDVSVNIWSAADNACTNTRFMPSTPLQINQFQSKSLLRDGEVMTMLWTFNMSHWKISTRFPQCQSHLINMEMGIEQWFGRRTTQTRSKREVLEGILGGIGTVGSLTNAMNTQTLKSDLDNIGFIGGKGVKIQKSLNQLLEKMVMNTAAVLGSSVSHLQDATLALVESTHETQVAKACLEIQIEYSTNLKMIAQALQSGITPLGILRNLPVEYDFALNHTDLWVNKWLGCERNICVGTSLIPVIRREGTIVPVTVLGIPVSKTQQVFYQLQYTDFAFDGVNTEQLDISSCLHFVSKVMCLPGQDKVIYHSCFHNRSSCHARIETVQTLHDLVTPVSPNKICFQVMSETEMVSAFYSTCVHKENLPMGLYCIEGNVRSLSKKEGNFNITSIGKRNLTAFPIQFNLSQINDFPWDMWTSEIKKDKGLLDLLTKQLKDAEIIFRHEQGELNDIEHEWNGMSGRTWKSFGKSVHCWSQSSFQTAVGNVLFNPIIIIFLLVLMCIFYQVFVMCTIQKIYKNIKIEMKQEDNILRGMLNRKMTF is encoded by the coding sequence atggaatttccagataacacgggaacctgtacaagttcaggtatctgtagtgtttaccgttaccaaCACTATATGGTAGTTccagaaataagggtttcaccacagacagtccataataaagaaaatacatcccctataatgttaaaatgtaacacaaggttgacattgccttctgagtctctgttgacatggaccaaaaattcatcatttttgggaagttttttaaatagtccaactaatgtcattcacagaggtcagattggtaatatcagatggatggatgataacttaattttttccatagaaaatccatcttccagggactctggaatttaccagtgttgcgttgtaaCAAGGACTCATTACAGAcaatgtaaagacgttagtgtgaatatttggtcagcagcagataatgcATGCACAAACACAAGGTTTATGCCATCTACTCCTCTCCAAATCAATCAGTTTCAGTCTAAGtctttattaagggatggagaagttATGACAATGttatggactttcaatatgtcgcattggaaaatctctaccaggtttcctcagtgtcaatcacatctcataaacatggagatggggatagaacaatggtttgggagaagAACAACTCAGACTAGAAGTAAGAGagaagtgttagaaggaattctgggaggaattgggacagtgggaagtctgactaatgccatgaatacacagacacttaagtcagatttggataatattggttttattggaggaaaaggtgtaaagattcagaagagtttgaatcaacttcttgaaaagatggttatgaatacagctgctgtactagggtcttccgtgtcacatctacaggatgctacattagctctcgtggaaagcacacacgaaacacaagtagctaaagcgtgcctggagattcaGATCGAGTATTCCACCAATCTGAAAATGATTGCTcaggctttacagagtggaattactccactgggaatactgcgaaatttacctgtagagtatgattttgcattgaatcatacggatttgtgggtaaataagtggttgggatgtgaacgaaacatttgtgttggcacatcgctaatcccagtgatcagaagagagggaactattgttcctgtgacagttttgggtatacctgtgagtaaaaCACAAcaggtgttctatcaactgcagtacacagattttgcatttgatggagtgaacactgaacaattagacatttcttcatgtttacattttgtttctaaAGTGATGTGTCTACCTGGACAAGATAAGGTaatctatcattcatgttttcataatcgttCCTCTTGTCATgccagaatagagactgtacagacactacatgatctggtgactccagtaagtccaaataagatttgtttccaggtcatgtctgagacagaaatggtttctgctttctattctacttgtgtacataaggaaaatctacctatgggtttgtattgtatagaaggaaatgtgagatctctttcaaagaaggaaggaaattttaatatcacttctataggaaagagaaatctaacggcatttcccatacaattcaatttatcacaaataaatgatttcccttgggatatgtggacaagtgaaataaaaaaagataagggtttgttagatttattaacgaaacagttaaaggatgcagaaattatattcaggcatgagCAAGGTGAATTaaatgatattgaacacgaatggaacggaatgtcaggtagaacttggaaaAGTTTTGGGAAGTCAGTACATTGCTGGTCTCAGTCATCATTTCAGACAgcggttggaaatgttttatttaatcccatcataatcatatttttattagttttgatgtgtattttttatcaagtttttgtgatgtgtacaattcagaagatatataagaatataaaaatagaaatgaaacaggaagataacattcttagaggaatgttaaatcgtaagatgactttttga